Within the Methanobacterium sp. BRmetb2 genome, the region CAGTTTAGTAAGACTAAAAACAGGTTTAACTCGATGCATATATTCTATAAACGATTTATTTGATATTCCATACCCAATACGCATTCCTGCAAGTCCTAATACTTTGGAAAATGTTCTTAAAATAAAAAGGTTTTCATATTTATGCAAAAGTTCAACATTATTAGGTCCTGAAAATTCGATGTAAGCTTCATCTACAACTACCAGAGCGTCAGTACTGTTTAGAACAGTTTTAATATCTTTTTTATTTATTAAACCACCAGTAGGATTGTTTGGGGTGCATAAAAATATGATTTTTGTTTTGGGAGATATACAATCTATTACTGAGTTCACGTCTAACTCGTTTTCATCCACATCCCATTTTGCAAATACTGGGACTGCACCATGTATTCTCAGTGTAAATTCGTAGTACATGTAAGAGGGTATAGGGACAATAAACTCATCTCCAGGTTCTATCAATGTTTTACCCAAAACATCTAAAATTTCATCAGCCCCATCTCCACCCACAATTATATTTTCTGCTTTCACACCAACATAAGAAGCTAATTCTTCTTTTAAATCTTCTATATTTGATTCTGGGTATTGGTGGATATATTTCAGATTATCAATAACAGTTTTTACAGCTTTTTCGGATGGCCCTAATGGATTTTCATTTGAACCTAATTTAATTATTGAATCAGGATTTAAGTTATATCTAGAAGCTATTTCTTCGATTGATTTGCCGGGGACATAAGGATCAAGTTCTTCTACAATTTTTTTTACTTTGACCATGGTAATCACTTTTTTTTGCCAGTTCTACATATCGTAAAGCATTATCTTTAATAGATTTTATCTCTTCTTCTTTAAGTTCTCGGACCTGTTTTGCGGGTATCCCCAGTATTAAACTTCGTGCCGGAAATTTTTTACCCTCTGTAACCACGGCTCCAGCACCAACAATACTGTTTTTCCCTATTTCAACCTGGTTAAGGATAGTGGAATTCATTCCAATTATACAATTGGCATGGATGGTACAGCCGTGGAGAACTGCTGCATGTCCCACAGATACGTAATCGTCAATTAAAATTGGATGGTTTTTGGAAGCATGTACCACGCAGTTATCCTGTACATTTGAAAATTTTCCAACTTTGATTTCTTCTATATCTCCCCTCAAAACTGCATTATACCATATTGAAGAATTTTGGCCAATTTTGACTTTGCCAATGAGTTTTGCTCCGGGAAATATTTTTACAGTTTCATGAATCATTTCATTTAACTCAAATTATTTTTCCTTTTTGTAATTGTTAATTTTGATGATTTCATGGTTTTGTTTAACTAAAACAAGCATTTTTGAGGGTATATCTTTGTGAATTATAGCCCCCGCACTTATGGCGGCTCCCTCACCTACCTTTACTCCAGGATTGAAACTGGTATTAATACCGGTTTTCACGCCGTCTGCAAATATTACTCCCATTTTACGTCTGTCACTATCAATTTTTTTGCCTTTAACCTCTATTTGCACATTTTCATCATCAAAACGGAGATTGGCTATATTTGTACCTGCTGCAATATTACAATTTTCTCCAATAACCGAATCCCCAACATAGGAGAGATGATTCACATTAGTATTATTCATGATAATTGAATTTTTTATTTCAACAGCATTACCAATTCTCACGTTATGGCCGATGCTGGAATATTTTCTTAAATAACAGTTAGGACCAATATCACACCCATCGCCGATGAAAACTGGTCCCTGTATATATGAACCTGATCTAATTATACTTTCCTTCCCAATAACCACAGGACCTTCGATAGTCACTCCTTTTTCAATTCTACCATCAATTTTCCCTTTAACGTCCTTTATAAGTTCTTCGTTAACTTCTAAAAGTTCCCAGGGCCTTCCAATATCTATCCATCTTCTTTCAGATTGGAGTCCTAAAACCACCAAACCCTTATTAATGTAGTAAGTGATAGAATCAGTTATTTCGTATTCATTTCTTTCAGATTTCTCTGTTTTATCTATGGCATCAAATATATCCGTATCAAAAAGATATATGCCGGCATTTATTAGATTACTGGGGGCTTCCTCTAGACTGGGCTTTTCAACGATTTTTTTTATTTCATCCTCGTCTATCTCAACCACGCCGTATAAAGTAGGGTCTTCAACTTCAGTTAAAACTAAAACTGCTTTTGCATACTTTTTAGAATTATATTTTTCTATTAAATTAACAATAAGTTGCGGATCTACTAATATATCTCCATTTAAGACTACAAAATCGTCATTAATTAGGTCACGAGTTTTTCCAATGGCATGTGCTGTTCCCAATCTTTCTTTTTGTTCCACATATCCGATATTTACTCCGAATAGAGACCCGTCACCAAAATAATTCATTATAACTTCTTTTTTATAGCCTACCACCATGGTTATTTCAGAGACACCTGCCTTATGTAGTGCTTCTACATTGTGTTGTAATATTGGTTTGCCCCCAACAGGCAGCATGGTTTTGGGGCGATTCAAGGTTAATGGTCGCATCCTTGTGCCTTCACCCGCTGTAATTATGACGGCCTTCATAACATACCTCTTATAAATTCTGTAGAAATATTTCGAATCTCAGAAGCCATCTCAGGAGTTTTGGCTTCTAAGGTGATCCGAATATATGACTCTGTACCTGATGGTCTTACCAACACCCAACTTCCATCGGTCATAGTGATTCGAACACCATCAATATAATTCACATCAGCCACTTCATTAAAGTTATGGTGAAGCTCTTCTCTTACACTTTCCATAATCCTCTCTTTATCTATATTATCACAGATTATTTTATCACGTATTGTAGGGTAACTGGGGATGTCTTCTAGGAGTTTAAACAGTGATCCATGTTCAGTAACTATTTCCGCAAGTTTTAAACCAGACAATATACCGTCAGGACACATACAGAAATCAGGATGTAACCATGTACCTGATGGTTCTCCCCCAAATGAAGCATCATGATCTGCTATAGCTTCTGCAACGTGAACATCACCTACTTTAGTTAGTAAAACTTCTCCACCAACATTTTTCACACATTCTTCTACACAAACTGAAGCATCTACAGTGGTTACAACTTTACCTCCGATCATACTGGAAACTAAAGCTAAAGTCTTGTCAAAATCAGCTATATTCCCTTTGTCATCCACAGCAATCATTCTATCAGCATCACCATCATGAGCGATACCTAAATCAGCTTTAGTTGCTTTAACTACCTTCATAAGCTCTTGCAAATTTTCTTCGTTTGGTTCTGGGTTCCTACCGGGGAAAAAACCGTCAGGTTGACAGTTGAGAGCTATGACGTCGCACCCTGCTTTTCGAAATAGGATGGGAGATATCAATGAGCCGGCACCGTTACCACAGTCTACAACCACCTTTATATGATGTTTGATTTTTACCCTTTTAAGCAGTTCGTCCATATAGTAGGATATAATATATTTTATATCCTTTATTTTACCTATATGTTCCCAGGTTTCCTCTTTAAACTCATTATTGTGAATTATTCTTTCTATGGCTCTTTCCTGTTCCTGTGTGTAAGCCATACCACTGTTATTCCATAGTTTTATTCCATTATATTCTGCAGTGTTGTGAGAGGCAGTGATCATTATTCCTGCGTCAGCCTGGAGTTTCATGGTAGCGTATCCTACTACCGGAGTAGGCACCATCCCTACTTTTAAAACATTACACCCGCACCTTAATATACCTGAAATTATTGAGTTTTCGAGCATTTCACTTGAAACTCTAGTATCGTAGCCTATAACAATATTACGATTTTTTCCACCAATATAAGTAGCCAAAGCTTTTCCTACGTCCATAGCAAGTTCTGGAGTTATTTTTTCATCCACTTTTCCACGTATACCAGAGGTACCAAAAAGTTTCGGAATGTCATCATCCATGATTATGCACCAAATTTCTCTGATTTATTCATGAGATCCGTTAGAATATTCATAATGTCGCTACCCCTAATCCTGCATAGTCCGCCATGTGCAGCTGATCTTTCACTAAAGATTTCTACATCATCTACTCTTACTTCTGGCCCGGAAATTATGATGGGAACCGGATCTCCAGTGTGGTCCATTACAGAAATTGGGGTGGAATGATCTGCAGTTAAGATGAAGTATAAATTATTCAGTTCCTTTATTTTTCCAATTACTTCATCCACTTTTTCAATAAACTTGACTTTTTCATCAAGATTACCGTCATGTCCAGCTTCATCTGCACCATCAATATTGATTAAGATGAAGTCATAATCGCTTTGAGCAGTATCAATAATACTTTCGGTTATATTGGGGAGATTAGTGTCAATACCACCAGTTGCTCCTTCAACATCAATTAAATCCATGCCAGTTAATTTTCCAATACCTTTAATTAAACCGGTTTCTGCTATACAAGCAGATTTTAAACCGTATTTTTCATTGAAGGGAGGGACATCTGGAACAGCACCTGCACCCCGGGGGAGTATTATATTTGCAGGGTTTTCACCATTTTTTATTCGTTCTAGATTGATGGGATGTTCTTTTAGTAAATTATACGATTCTTCAACCAGTTTGTTTAATATTTCCGCGGTTTTAGCTGCGCTTTTGGTATTATCAAGAGGTTTAACCTTTTTTGGGGGCTTGCCGTCATGTTTTGGATCAGCAGCTGAAACTTTATCAGATAATCCTTCTCCTCGAAGTACTAAAACTGCCCTGTGCCCGGTAGATTCCTTAAAAATGATATTTATGTCTTCAAAACCGTTTAATTTAATGGAATTAATGCTCTGGGATATTTTATCCGTCCCATCTCTTATCCGACCTGCTCTTCTATCGGTGATAATTCCCTCATCACTGACTGTGGAAAAATTGCATCGAAAAGCAATATCTCCTGCATGAACATCTAATCCTACTCCTGCAGCTTCAAAAGGCCCACGACCAGTATAAACTGTGTAAGGATCGTATCCAAGAATAGAAATATGTGCTGTATCACTCCCAGGTCTTATACCTGGCTTTATGGGGTCCATTATTCCATTTATTCCTTTTCTTGCCAATTCATTCATGTTTGGTGTTTTAGCAAATTCAAGTGGTGTTTTATTTCCAAGCTCATTTATGGGCCGGTCAGCCATTCCATCTATTATCATTATTATTCCTTTCACACTATCACCTAAATCACGCTGGTTTATATTTAATCTCCATCAGATATTAATAACCTTTTTTATAAAATTTTAAGCAATCAATATTCCTAAAAAAGCGCCGGTTAAAGTTGCTAATAGGTTAACATGTTCATTGTTGAGATAGTTTCTTCTTTCCAGCACAGCACCAAGGATACTATCCATAAAACAGCCTACAGTGCCTGCGATTATTGATATTTTAAGAGTTACAAACGGATCTGGGAATATATGGAGCAAATATGCTGCAATTCCTATAATACCTGCTCCTAATATTCCAGCAGCAGTTCCTAAAATAGAAATACCTCCATCCGTCCCGGGAGATACCTTTTTGAGGTTTGTAATAAGACGAGGTGTTTTAGCTACACCAATTTCGCTGGCAAGTGTGTCTGCAGTTGCAGTTGCAACCGCACCAATAAAACCTGCGTAGTTACCGAAAGATGCCATAACAAAAGCTACAATACCATTAGATATAACATTTTTCGCAGTTCTTTTACCTTCATAAACCCCTATTTCTTTCTTGTACTGGTGTTTATATCTGGTAAATAACATTCCTAAAATCAAAAAAAGAAAAATTAATAAAAGCCAGTTAAAACCGGCGGTTACTATAATAATAAGA harbors:
- a CDS encoding histidinol-phosphate transaminase, whose protein sequence is MVKVKKIVEELDPYVPGKSIEEIASRYNLNPDSIIKLGSNENPLGPSEKAVKTVIDNLKYIHQYPESNIEDLKEELASYVGVKAENIIVGGDGADEILDVLGKTLIEPGDEFIVPIPSYMYYEFTLRIHGAVPVFAKWDVDENELDVNSVIDCISPKTKIIFLCTPNNPTGGLINKKDIKTVLNSTDALVVVDEAYIEFSGPNNVELLHKYENLFILRTFSKVLGLAGMRIGYGISNKSFIEYMHRVKPVFSLTKLSHVAALATLQDEEYIKKSAQVSIESREFLYEQLAKFEDLKVYSSKANYLLVDIRKTGFNSESFTEELLKRGIIVRNCSSFRGLDEYWIRVSVGTLEEDKKFIDALKEIIK
- a CDS encoding gamma carbonic anhydrase family protein, which encodes MIHETVKIFPGAKLIGKVKIGQNSSIWYNAVLRGDIEEIKVGKFSNVQDNCVVHASKNHPILIDDYVSVGHAAVLHGCTIHANCIIGMNSTILNQVEIGKNSIVGAGAVVTEGKKFPARSLILGIPAKQVRELKEEEIKSIKDNALRYVELAKKSDYHGQSKKNCRRT
- a CDS encoding glucose-1-phosphate thymidylyltransferase; the protein is MKAVIITAGEGTRMRPLTLNRPKTMLPVGGKPILQHNVEALHKAGVSEITMVVGYKKEVIMNYFGDGSLFGVNIGYVEQKERLGTAHAIGKTRDLINDDFVVLNGDILVDPQLIVNLIEKYNSKKYAKAVLVLTEVEDPTLYGVVEIDEDEIKKIVEKPSLEEAPSNLINAGIYLFDTDIFDAIDKTEKSERNEYEITDSITYYINKGLVVLGLQSERRWIDIGRPWELLEVNEELIKDVKGKIDGRIEKGVTIEGPVVIGKESIIRSGSYIQGPVFIGDGCDIGPNCYLRKYSSIGHNVRIGNAVEIKNSIIMNNTNVNHLSYVGDSVIGENCNIAAGTNIANLRFDDENVQIEVKGKKIDSDRRKMGVIFADGVKTGINTSFNPGVKVGEGAAISAGAIIHKDIPSKMLVLVKQNHEIIKINNYKKEK
- the glmM gene encoding phosphoglucosamine mutase, which encodes MDDDIPKLFGTSGIRGKVDEKITPELAMDVGKALATYIGGKNRNIVIGYDTRVSSEMLENSIISGILRCGCNVLKVGMVPTPVVGYATMKLQADAGIMITASHNTAEYNGIKLWNNSGMAYTQEQERAIERIIHNNEFKEETWEHIGKIKDIKYIISYYMDELLKRVKIKHHIKVVVDCGNGAGSLISPILFRKAGCDVIALNCQPDGFFPGRNPEPNEENLQELMKVVKATKADLGIAHDGDADRMIAVDDKGNIADFDKTLALVSSMIGGKVVTTVDASVCVEECVKNVGGEVLLTKVGDVHVAEAIADHDASFGGEPSGTWLHPDFCMCPDGILSGLKLAEIVTEHGSLFKLLEDIPSYPTIRDKIICDNIDKERIMESVREELHHNFNEVADVNYIDGVRITMTDGSWVLVRPSGTESYIRITLEAKTPEMASEIRNISTEFIRGML
- a CDS encoding phosphoglycerate mutase (catalyzes the interconversion of 3-phosphoglycerate and 2-phosphoglycerate; this enzyme does not require the cofactor 2,3-bisphosphoglycerate as a phosphate donor; BPG-independent PGAM; aPGAM) → MKGIIMIIDGMADRPINELGNKTPLEFAKTPNMNELARKGINGIMDPIKPGIRPGSDTAHISILGYDPYTVYTGRGPFEAAGVGLDVHAGDIAFRCNFSTVSDEGIITDRRAGRIRDGTDKISQSINSIKLNGFEDINIIFKESTGHRAVLVLRGEGLSDKVSAADPKHDGKPPKKVKPLDNTKSAAKTAEILNKLVEESYNLLKEHPINLERIKNGENPANIILPRGAGAVPDVPPFNEKYGLKSACIAETGLIKGIGKLTGMDLIDVEGATGGIDTNLPNITESIIDTAQSDYDFILINIDGADEAGHDGNLDEKVKFIEKVDEVIGKIKELNNLYFILTADHSTPISVMDHTGDPVPIIISGPEVRVDDVEIFSERSAAHGGLCRIRGSDIMNILTDLMNKSEKFGA
- a CDS encoding TIGR00297 family protein → MIIWEYVILCVIIGALTYYRGALDFLGSLFMVIMGLIIIVTAGFNWLLLIFLFLILGMLFTRYKHQYKKEIGVYEGKRTAKNVISNGIVAFVMASFGNYAGFIGAVATATADTLASEIGVAKTPRLITNLKKVSPGTDGGISILGTAAGILGAGIIGIAAYLLHIFPDPFVTLKISIIAGTVGCFMDSILGAVLERRNYLNNEHVNLLATLTGAFLGILIA